One window from the genome of Bacillus tianshenii encodes:
- a CDS encoding EcsC family protein gives MKRSPHSIRITFKKESERNNLSESKEILLSELKTIEEWESDQKKLWIWERIGRLPFKLLDRFTPEFIQRKIGVMLDELGNFIQNGGQYLTQEKVIFRKLSGESNKEITTYEQISELPLEVMKAVGESIQNNRRNVATVQGATTGVGGLFTLAIDIPVLLGMTLKTLQEIAIAHGYDPNERSERIFIVKCLQFASADIVGRQSILNELSAYYGEKKETKEMMSQLQGWREVVYTYRDQFGWKKLLQMVPIAGIIFGAFTNRSMINDISETGNMLYRKRRVLERLETSRNG, from the coding sequence ATGAAACGATCTCCGCATTCAATACGTATTACATTCAAAAAGGAAAGTGAGCGAAATAACTTGAGTGAATCAAAAGAGATTTTATTAAGTGAGTTGAAAACCATTGAAGAATGGGAAAGCGACCAGAAGAAATTATGGATTTGGGAGCGGATAGGTCGCCTTCCTTTCAAGCTGCTAGACCGCTTCACCCCAGAATTTATTCAACGGAAAATTGGCGTTATGCTTGATGAGCTCGGTAACTTCATTCAAAATGGCGGCCAATATTTAACACAAGAAAAAGTGATTTTCAGGAAGCTTTCAGGTGAGTCGAACAAAGAAATTACAACATATGAACAAATATCAGAGTTACCGTTGGAAGTAATGAAAGCCGTTGGGGAGAGCATTCAGAATAACCGCCGTAATGTCGCGACCGTTCAAGGGGCTACGACAGGAGTTGGCGGGCTATTTACACTTGCTATTGATATTCCAGTTCTCTTAGGAATGACGTTAAAAACACTACAGGAGATTGCCATTGCCCACGGCTATGACCCAAACGAACGAAGTGAACGAATCTTTATCGTAAAATGTTTGCAATTTGCTTCTGCTGATATTGTTGGGCGTCAATCTATTCTAAACGAACTTTCCGCTTACTATGGAGAGAAAAAAGAAACAAAAGAAATGATGTCTCAACTACAAGGCTGGCGCGAAGTCGTCTATACATATCGAGATCAATTTGGCTGGAAGAAGTTATTGCAAATGGTGCCAATCGCAGGGATTATCTTTGGTGCTTTCACAAACCGTTCAATGATTAACGACATTTCTGAAACTGGCAACATGCTTTATCGTAAGCGGAGAGTGTTAGAGCGACTCGAAACCAGCCGAAATGGATAG
- a CDS encoding YitT family protein — protein MVSVLTRYGILGVGAVIQGCAMALFLFPHAISSGGAAGLSIILHHLFHVPYAVTLWLLNAVMLFAAVKWLGKGNALRTIYCVSVTAFVVNELSMEKPLGHIAIDLSLGAVVFGIGIGILFRGGASSGGMDILALIISKVKGTRPGRTLFWINTTILIATGLIVDLRVIGYALACQWVSTRIIDFIDKMQHPFSKPLQERAGRSA, from the coding sequence ATGGTTTCAGTTTTGACGCGTTACGGGATACTGGGGGTAGGTGCTGTTATCCAAGGCTGTGCGATGGCCTTGTTTTTATTCCCGCATGCGATTTCTTCAGGAGGAGCGGCAGGGCTTAGCATTATCCTTCACCATTTGTTTCACGTGCCGTATGCAGTGACACTTTGGCTGTTAAATGCTGTTATGTTATTTGCAGCCGTAAAATGGCTTGGAAAAGGAAACGCGCTGCGGACTATTTATTGTGTGAGTGTGACTGCATTTGTTGTAAATGAGTTAAGTATGGAAAAACCTTTAGGTCATATTGCAATCGACCTTAGCTTAGGAGCGGTTGTGTTTGGGATTGGCATTGGTATCCTATTTCGGGGAGGCGCATCTTCTGGAGGAATGGATATCCTTGCGTTAATTATTTCAAAGGTAAAAGGCACAAGACCCGGCCGGACGCTTTTCTGGATTAATACAACGATTTTAATTGCGACAGGGCTTATTGTAGATTTGAGAGTTATTGGCTATGCACTAGCGTGTCAGTGGGTAAGTACGAGAATAATTGATTTCATCGACAAAATGCAGCATCCATTTAGTAAGCCTCTACAGGAAAGGGCAGGGCGATCAGCTTGA
- a CDS encoding S8 family peptidase — MENLIHLIPYKIEEQLDTVKEIPNGVELIQAPQLWEETRGKGITIAVLDTGCDVNHPDLKDRILDVRNFTSDDNGDSENVTDYNGHGTHVAGTIAASENDAGVVGVAPEAKLLILKVLGAKGSGRYEWITEAIKYATEQKVDIISMSLGGPDNQAELYKAIKQAIENNIQVVCAAGNEGDADPKTPELSYPGAYNEVISVGAVSLQHESSEFTNSNRQIDVVAPGEKILSTVPGGKYAKLSGTSMATPHVSGALALVKELSEKEFERKLTESELYAQLIRRTVPLGYAKTLEGNGFVYLTAPQLLSRQISASALGVKI; from the coding sequence ATGGAGAATCTGATTCACTTAATCCCTTATAAGATTGAAGAGCAGCTAGATACCGTTAAAGAAATTCCAAACGGAGTAGAGTTGATTCAAGCCCCTCAGCTTTGGGAAGAAACACGCGGGAAAGGAATAACAATCGCTGTCCTCGATACAGGCTGCGATGTTAACCATCCAGATTTAAAAGACAGAATACTAGATGTAAGAAATTTCACCTCAGATGATAACGGTGATTCAGAAAATGTAACGGATTATAATGGACACGGCACACATGTCGCAGGAACGATCGCCGCTTCTGAAAATGATGCAGGTGTTGTCGGTGTGGCTCCTGAAGCAAAATTACTTATCTTGAAAGTGTTGGGAGCAAAAGGTTCTGGTCGCTATGAATGGATTACAGAAGCGATCAAATATGCAACAGAGCAAAAGGTCGATATTATTTCTATGTCATTAGGCGGTCCTGATAATCAAGCCGAACTCTATAAAGCCATTAAACAAGCAATTGAAAACAACATTCAAGTTGTCTGTGCCGCAGGAAATGAAGGAGATGCAGACCCGAAGACACCTGAGCTGTCATATCCTGGCGCTTATAATGAAGTCATTTCCGTCGGTGCCGTTAGCCTTCAACACGAATCCTCTGAATTCACAAACTCAAATCGACAAATTGACGTTGTTGCACCTGGTGAAAAGATTCTTTCAACTGTTCCAGGCGGCAAATATGCCAAGCTAAGCGGCACTTCAATGGCAACCCCTCACGTATCTGGTGCGCTTGCATTAGTTAAGGAACTGTCTGAAAAAGAATTTGAACGAAAGCTAACTGAAAGCGAACTGTATGCCCAGCTTATCCGCCGTACCGTACCACTCGGCTATGCCAAAACATTAGAAGGCAACGGTTTTGTCTATTTAACAGCTCCACAATTATTATCAAGACAAATTAGTGCTTCGGCATTAGGGGTTAAAATTTAG
- a CDS encoding sodium:proton antiporter, with product MHSYQVIALLFIGYIIFTIDKKQKNFPVPMVLLLIGIGLSFIPYFSSAHVTKELIFNWFLPALLFISAYQFPFSHFKKNIGLIGILSTLGLMLTAFLLGISIYWISMPFLSLSFVGAMLIASMLTPTDPVSVVSILKNSSKDPTIADVVEGESMVNDGTSIVLFTVFAGMFLKDNSFSVSSFLTDFILVSLGGIFIGVAFGWFVSKAVHFTHHRQYQVMLSIVLAYGSFYIAEHLGVSGVLASVSAGIMLSWEFGHTIKETDYREYLDGFWEVVEPSILAIIFLLIGIEAANYLVSEQWGFVLIIFVISLIIRFFVLAGIIKLFPTWRKKFDWKAISLITWSGIKGTMSVALLLSLKSESGSDAETIMSLTFGAVLLSLIIQSMLIYPLSSLFQKKHA from the coding sequence ATGCATTCTTATCAAGTTATTGCCCTTTTATTTATTGGATACATTATTTTCACAATCGACAAGAAGCAAAAGAACTTTCCCGTGCCAATGGTTCTTCTCCTAATTGGGATTGGACTTTCTTTTATTCCCTATTTTTCATCTGCACATGTAACGAAAGAATTAATCTTTAATTGGTTCTTACCTGCTCTCTTGTTTATTTCTGCCTATCAATTTCCTTTTTCTCATTTCAAAAAAAATATTGGACTGATCGGGATTTTAAGTACATTGGGTTTGATGTTAACGGCGTTTCTACTAGGTATCAGTATTTACTGGATTAGCATGCCATTCCTCTCTCTTTCATTTGTAGGAGCTATGTTAATTGCTTCAATGCTAACTCCAACTGACCCTGTTTCAGTTGTCTCAATCTTAAAAAACTCATCAAAGGACCCGACGATTGCAGATGTCGTTGAAGGCGAATCGATGGTAAATGACGGTACAAGCATTGTCTTATTTACTGTATTTGCTGGTATGTTTCTGAAGGACAATTCCTTCTCAGTCAGTTCATTTCTTACTGATTTTATCCTTGTTTCGCTTGGCGGTATTTTTATCGGTGTGGCCTTTGGCTGGTTCGTTAGTAAAGCTGTTCACTTTACCCATCACCGTCAATACCAAGTGATGCTCAGTATTGTACTAGCTTATGGAAGCTTTTATATAGCAGAGCACCTTGGTGTCTCTGGGGTCTTAGCCTCGGTTTCTGCAGGCATTATGCTTTCTTGGGAATTTGGACATACCATTAAGGAAACAGACTACCGTGAATATTTGGATGGCTTTTGGGAAGTGGTTGAACCAAGTATCTTGGCAATTATCTTTCTATTAATCGGTATAGAAGCAGCAAATTACCTTGTTTCAGAACAGTGGGGATTTGTACTTATCATCTTTGTCATTTCCTTGATTATTCGTTTCTTTGTACTTGCTGGTATTATCAAGCTGTTCCCAACATGGCGGAAGAAATTTGATTGGAAGGCAATTTCGTTAATCACATGGTCAGGCATTAAAGGAACGATGTCTGTTGCGTTATTGTTAAGCTTGAAATCAGAAAGCGGCTCAGACGCTGAAACAATTATGTCATTGACCTTTGGAGCCGTTCTGCTGTCACTCATCATTCAAAGTATGCTTATCTATCCCCTGTCCAGCCTATTTCAAAAGAAACACGCGTAG
- a CDS encoding MaoC family dehydratase N-terminal domain-containing protein, which yields MNLEKTFPLKPFTIERGKIAEFVQAIGDSNPVYTDIETAREEGFRDIPIPPTFPTVVEMWAGIDFETIIEELDLNLLRVLHGEQSYEYLQDVCAGDTISGVGYVTDVVDKKRLTIVKLQMDFFNQAEEKVLIGRSIVIETKEETE from the coding sequence TTGAATTTAGAAAAAACGTTTCCTTTGAAACCGTTTACGATTGAGCGGGGTAAAATCGCAGAATTTGTACAGGCTATCGGTGATTCGAACCCCGTATATACGGATATTGAAACTGCAAGAGAAGAAGGATTCAGAGATATTCCTATCCCGCCGACATTTCCGACAGTCGTTGAAATGTGGGCAGGTATTGATTTTGAAACAATTATTGAAGAGTTAGATTTGAATTTATTGCGGGTGCTTCACGGGGAACAGTCTTATGAATATCTTCAAGATGTTTGTGCTGGTGACACGATTAGCGGAGTTGGTTATGTGACAGATGTAGTTGATAAGAAGCGGTTAACAATTGTTAAGCTGCAGATGGATTTTTTCAATCAAGCTGAAGAGAAGGTTCTGATTGGTCGCTCTATTGTCATTGAAACGAAGGAGGAGACAGAATGA
- a CDS encoding MaoC/PaaZ C-terminal domain-containing protein, with amino-acid sequence MKELSSIEKQAITHTQLVQYAGASGDFNPIHTVVPIAKKAGFDDVIAHGMLVMGFAGQALTTWFPRKSVRNFSVRFTKMTSPGEKLTVHGNVVDRKHVNGEERLVGEVIVENESGEQKLKGSFEVVD; translated from the coding sequence ATGAAAGAGTTAAGCAGTATTGAAAAGCAAGCGATTACTCATACACAACTTGTGCAATATGCAGGTGCTTCAGGTGATTTTAATCCGATTCACACCGTGGTTCCTATAGCAAAGAAAGCAGGGTTTGATGATGTGATTGCACATGGCATGCTTGTAATGGGGTTTGCAGGACAAGCGTTAACCACTTGGTTTCCTAGAAAAAGTGTAAGGAATTTCTCTGTTCGATTTACGAAAATGACATCACCTGGTGAGAAGTTAACTGTGCATGGAAATGTAGTTGATCGTAAGCATGTAAATGGAGAGGAGCGGTTAGTTGGAGAAGTCATCGTTGAAAATGAATCTGGAGAGCAGAAGTTAAAAGGTTCGTTTGAAGTAGTGGATTAA
- a CDS encoding methyl-accepting chemotaxis protein, producing MLNKRKKEVLVKEPQKEKNDAEIIRLSDQLRQYKDLSTFNQALLSYTLAHTDLITFQTSLKIQHVADKVTEIASMSEQMSAIMEDVSSSTEELNVSMQGIKDTSVHIMDELITTSKVGNEVKELLYDSEHHIHHLQEELNNINYINKSVAEIADQTNLLSLNAMIEAARAGEHGRGFNVVAKEVGKLANHTKKSLNEVQHISKKLDKTSKLTIDNVLGVKTYFDQFLTGQLELSTKIDQNTDTIKEASSALHNISNATQENTTAIENLSTIATELAETSDFSQLIETEKDNLISTVSSSFRVIEEESVIGILSARLIDHAHFLHHTIQIAGKGQRLNSHTECNFGKWYYNNYQQHRHLPGYKAIELPHKALHEAAQQLSDELTITNAERVVTESQNILEAFLIVVNAFLEND from the coding sequence ATGCTTAATAAGAGAAAAAAAGAAGTTTTGGTAAAAGAGCCACAGAAAGAAAAAAACGACGCGGAAATTATTCGATTATCAGACCAATTAAGACAATACAAAGACTTGTCTACCTTCAATCAAGCCCTTCTTTCGTATACGTTAGCACATACTGACTTAATCACGTTCCAGACATCCCTTAAGATTCAACATGTTGCAGATAAAGTAACCGAAATTGCGTCCATGAGTGAACAGATGAGTGCTATTATGGAAGACGTTTCTTCCTCTACTGAAGAATTAAATGTCAGCATGCAAGGCATTAAAGACACCTCTGTTCACATTATGGATGAACTTATCACCACATCAAAAGTAGGCAACGAAGTGAAAGAGCTTTTATATGACAGTGAACATCATATTCATCATTTACAAGAAGAACTTAATAATATTAACTACATTAACAAAAGTGTGGCTGAGATTGCTGATCAAACAAATCTACTTTCACTCAACGCGATGATTGAAGCAGCTCGTGCGGGTGAACATGGCAGAGGCTTTAACGTAGTCGCAAAAGAAGTTGGCAAACTTGCAAATCATACAAAGAAATCATTAAATGAAGTCCAGCACATCTCAAAGAAACTGGACAAAACCAGCAAATTGACCATAGATAATGTCCTAGGTGTGAAAACGTATTTTGATCAATTTCTTACAGGCCAACTGGAGCTATCTACAAAAATTGACCAAAATACAGACACGATTAAAGAAGCATCAAGCGCCCTTCATAACATCTCGAACGCTACCCAAGAAAACACCACTGCCATTGAAAACCTGTCTACCATTGCGACTGAGCTTGCTGAAACTAGCGACTTCTCACAATTAATCGAAACAGAAAAAGATAATCTCATTTCCACCGTTTCTTCAAGCTTCCGAGTGATTGAAGAAGAATCAGTTATCGGCATCCTTTCAGCTCGTCTTATCGACCACGCTCATTTTCTACATCATACGATTCAAATAGCTGGTAAAGGACAAAGGTTAAATAGCCATACAGAGTGTAACTTCGGAAAATGGTATTATAATAACTATCAACAGCATCGTCATCTACCAGGCTACAAGGCAATTGAACTTCCTCACAAAGCACTCCACGAAGCAGCACAACAGCTTTCAGACGAGCTCACAATCACTAATGCTGAACGCGTCGTTACAGAATCACAAAATATTTTAGAGGCATTTTTAATTGTGGTTAACGCATTCTTAGAAAATGATTAG